A window of Streptomyces sp. Je 1-332 genomic DNA:
GCCGAGGACGTACGCCGGGTCCTGGTCGAGGAGGAGCGGCGCTTTCGGCGGCTCCTGGAGCGGGGTCGGCAGGTCCTCGCTCGGCCCCGGTTCCAGGGCCCGCTCGGCGAGGAGGACCTCCACTACCTCCATGACACCCACGGCCTGCCGCGTGACCTTGTCCTGAGCTTGCGTCAGGAGTGACGGAGCCATTCGATCCGGGCGGCCCTGACCCCGGCCCGGAACGTCAGCTTTGTCCAGGGCCGGGCGCCGGCGGCGTGCTGGTGTGCCGGTGTGTGCGCAACGCGTGCGAGAGCGCGTCAACGGTCACTTCCACCACGGCCAGGAGCTGTGCCGGGCTCGCCCCGGCTCTGCTCATGACAGCGAGGGACTGGTTCACGGCCGCCGCGTGTTCGGCGAAGACTTCGGCGTCCTGGTCGGTCATTCCACCGGCGTTCAGCGCGGCGCGCAGGCGCAGGCGCTGGAAGCCGAGCGCCTGTCTGGCGTGCGCCGCGACGGCCGGGCTCAGCGCTGGGATCGCCATGGCCGACTGGACGACCAGGCATCCGTCGGGCAGTTCGGGATCGGCGATGCGCTCGAGGGTGACGCCGAAGAACGCGCGGACAGCCGCGACGGGCTCGGAGGCCGCACACGACAGGGCGGCGTCGTACTTGCCCCCGAAGCGCGCGGCGTAGCGATCCAGGCAGCGCAGGAACAGGGCGTCCTTGTCGCCGAGCGAGGAGTAGATCGAGCTGCGGTTCAGGCCGGTGGCCCGGGACAGGTCGCCGACCGAGGTCTCGGCGTAGCCGACGCGCCAGAACTGGATCATCGCGGCGTCGAGCGTCGTGTCCATGTCGAACTGCTTCTTGCCTGCCACGTGGTACGTCCTTGCCGGGTGTCGGTGAGTTCGGAGTGTCGGATGCCGACCGTGATTCTATCTTGAACTGATCAGTTCAAGATGTGTTAGCGTCCAGTCATGATCTTGAGCGGGCGCGCCCTCCAAGCCGAGCCCGCTCGCCCCCGCTTGTGGAGGATGCCGTGACCGCTGCCGAGAGCAACCCCGTCCGCGACCTGCCCCTGCACGACCTGTCCGGATTCACCCACCGATGGGTCGACGCGGACGGCATCCGCCTTCACGCCGTCGAAGGCGGCCGGCCGAACGGCCCGGTGTCGTCCTGCTCGCCGGGTTCCCGCAAACGTGGTGGGCCTGGCGGAAGGTCATGCCCAGCCTCGCCGACCGGTTGCGCGTCATCGCGATCGACCTGCCCGGCCAGGGCCACTCCGAGCGCCCGGAGCGCAGCTACGACACCCACACGGTCGCCGCCCACGTGCACGCCGCCGTCAAGGCACTCGGAGTGCCGGCCTACTGGCTGGCCGCCCACGACATCGGCGCCTGGGTGGCCTTCTCGCTCGCCCTCAACCACGAGAGCCAACCGCGCGGGGTCGCCCTGCGCGGGGTCGCCCTGCTCGACGCCGGAATCCCCGGCATCACCCTCCCGGAATCAATTCCCACGGACCCGGCCCGGGCGTGGAAGACCTGGCATTTCGCGTTCCACCTCGTGCCCGGCCTGCCCGAGACCCTGCTCACCGGCCGCGAACGGGAGTACGTCAGCTGGTTCCTGAAGACGAAGGCTCTCGCTCCCGGCACATTCGACGACGCCGACCTCGACCACTACGCAGCGGCCCTCGCCGCCGACGGCGGCCTCCGTGCCTCCCTCGCCTACTACCGGGACGCCGCCGAGTCGGCGCGCAAGAACCACCAGGCACTCGACCGGCAGCACCTGACCGTGCCCGTTCTCGGAATATCCAGCAGCCACGGCTCCGTCCCGGACATGGCGGCCTCCATCAGCCCATGGGCCGACCACACCACCGGAGTCGTCGTGCCCGGCTCCGGGCACTTCATCCCCGATGAGCAGCCCGAAGCCGTCGCTGCCGCGATAGCCGACTTCATCGACGGCACCCATTGACACCGCTCAGGCCCCGCCCGCCTGCGCACCAGCCCACGCGCACCCGGGGGCGCCCACGCCCAGGCCGTCCTCAGGGGCCGAACCTGATGTCCGCCGCGACGGGCAGGTGGTCGCTGCCGGTGGAGGGCAGGGTGCGGACCTGGGTGACCCTGGCTGCGCGGGTCATGATGTGGTCGATCCTGGAGACGGGGAAGGTGGTCGGCCAGCTGAAGGCGAAATTGTCCCGTCCCGTCGAGTCCAGGCGGGTTCTGACCGGGTCGAGGCCGCGGTCGTCCACCGTGCCGTTGAGGTCGCCCAGCAGGATCACCTTCTCCAGCTGCTCGGCCTCCAGTGCCGCGCCCAGCAGGCCTGCGCTCTCGTCCCGGCGGGCGGAGCTGAAGCCGTGCCACTGGACGCGGACCGACGGCAAGTGGGCGACGTACACCGCGACATCGCCCCACGGCGTACGGGCTTGGGCCCGCAACCCGCGGTTCCAGTCCTCCCCGATCCCCTCCGGCCTGATATCCACCGCCCCGACCTCCGTCAGCGGGTGCTTCGACCAGAGTCCGACCGTTCCCCGCGCCGCCCGGTAGGGGTACCGCGCCCGCAGGCTCGCCTCGTACGCGGGCAGTGCGGCCGGCGTCAGCTCCTCCAGGGCGATGAGATCCGGGCCGGCGGCGCTCAGGGCGCGAGCGGTGCCCGCGGGGTCGGCGTTCACGTCGCTGACGTTGTGCTGGACGGCCGTGAGGTCGTGGGCGCCACCGTCCCCGGCGGTCGAGCGCCCGCCGAAAAGGATCCCCCAGGCGGCGACCGGAAGCAGTAGGGCCACCAGGGCCAGGGCCGACCGGCGCAGCAGGGCCAGGGTGAGCAACAGGGGGACGGCCAGGCCCAGCCAGGGGAGGAACGTCTCCAGGAGGCTGCCGAAGCGGCCCACGGTGTTGGGCACCGCGGAGTGGAAGGCGAGGAGGGCCGCGGTCAGGACGGCGAGCGTGGCGAGAATCCGGCCGCGCGTCCAGCGGGACCGGCCCTTCGCGTCCACTCCCCAGCGCGGCCGGACACCGCTGCCCGGCCACCTCCGCAGGCGCGCGAATCTCGTACCCCGCTTCGTCCCGCCGTCCACCCGCTCCACTCGGCTCCCCCTGCTTCCCCCGCTCCCCGGCCGTGAGCGTCGCGTGGCTGGAAGGACGCCACCATCGGGTGATCGGGTTCCGGCTGTCGGATGCGGGCCTCGCGGGCGAGGGGAACACTGGGGTGTGCGCGTGTCCCCACACGCGTGCGCGTTCTCACGCTCGCTCTCCGTCGAAGGGACCTACAAGTGGCCGACCTCTACGCCCTCGTCGCGGAGCACCTCGAGAAGGCCCGCGCCGCCGCGCACGGACGCAGCGCCGAGCTGCTCCTGCACGACGGTCCACTGCGGCAGAGCCTCATCGTGCTCGTATCCGGACACGAGCTGAGCGAGCACGACACACCCACGGCCGCGACCCTCTTCGTCCTGCGCGGGCGGGTCGGGCTCACCACCGCGGGCGACACGCTCGAACTGGGCGAGGGCGAGTTCGCGCCCATCCCGCACGAGCGCCACGGCCTGACCGCGCTGGACGACTCCGCCGTCGTACTGACCGCCGTCACCGAGGTCTGAGCGGGCGCCCCCGCTGCGGCACTACCCCTTCGCGACGGCCCCCAGCCACTCCTCGACGGCGACGACCTCCGCCCACTGCGGGAACAGCTTCTCCATCAGGAGCGCGTGCACCTCGGGGTCCAGGTCGAGGCACGCGTCCGACAGGACGGTGAGTCCCAGGTCCCCGTCGTTCGCGTGGCACGCCGTGTGCAGCACTACGCCGCTGGTGGCGATGCCGGTCAGGACGAGGTGGTCGATGTCGCGCGCCCTGAGCACCAGGTCCAGGTCGCTGCCCGAGAACGCGCTCCCACGCCGCTTGGTGACCACGGTGTCGCCCGGCTGCGGCCCGATGTCCGGGTGGATTTCGGTGCCGGGCTCGCCTTCGACGTGCAGGCCCGCCCGCACCACGGCGGTGAGCGCCTTGTTGCGGGTGCTGACATCCGGGTATCCCGGTCGTAACGCGATGGCCACGTAGATCACGGGGATGCCCGCCGCGCGGGCGCCCTCGATCGCCCGGCGCAGGCGCGGCAGATAACCCGAGCCGTCGTCGGCGAGGTCCACGATCTCGCGCTGCACATCCATCACGAGGAGGGCGCTGTTCACGCCCGGGATCGTGCGCTGATGATTCGTCATGTCTCCTCGAACTCCCGCGGTGGCCGAGCCGTTCCGTGGGGACGGAGCCCGTCCCCGTCCGGTGCGATCATGGCGCGTGATGAATGCCGACGAACAGTGTGCCGAAGACGAGCCCGCGGGGGACGGATGGCCGGACATACCGGGTGACACCGCGCTCACCATCAAGGTCCCCGAAGCCGATCCGCTGGTCCGCGCGGGGTTCCCGGCCCACGTGACCGTGCTCTACCCCTTCTTGCACGAGAGTCGCATCGACGCGGCGGCCCACCGCGAGCTGACCGGTCTCTTCGCCGGACGTGACGCCTTCACCCTGACGTTCGCCGAGTTCGCCCGCTATCCCGGCGTGCTGTACCTCGACCCGTGGCCGCACGCCCCGGTCACGTCCCTGGCCAAGGACCTCGCCGCGTGCTGGCCGGACGCGGTGCCCTACCGGGGGATCTTCGACCCCCCGCTCGGCCCGCATCTGACGGTCGCGAACAACGAGGGCCCCGCGACGCAGGACGCCGCGTACGACGCGTTGCAGGCCGAGCTGGAGCCCCTGTTGCCGCTGAGCTGCCGTATCCGGGCCGTCCACCTCATCGTCTGGGACGGCACACGCTGGCAGGACCGCGCGGAGTACCGCCTCGGCTCATAGCCGCGCGCGGGCACCCACCCGCACAGGGAGTTTCTGCACGCTGTTCCCCACGAAGGAGGCGTGGCGGGGCAGTTCGGGCTCCGGGACGGCGAGGTCGAGGTCGGGGAAGCGGGTGAACAGTTGCTCCAGGGCGATGGTGGCCTCCATGCGGGCCAGCGGGGCGCCCATGCAGAAGTGCGCGCCGTGGCCCAGGGACAGGTGCCGGGTGGTGGTGTTGTCGCGGGTGATGTCGAAGCGGTCGGCGTCGGGGCCGTGCGCCTGTTTGTCGCGGCCCGCCGCGGAGTAACCGGCCAGGACGGGGGTCCCCTGGGGGATGACGGTGCCGTCGAGCGTGAGGTCGCGCGTCGGGTAGCGGAAGGGGAAGTAGCTGACGGGGCTGTCCCAGCGCAGGGTCTCCTCCACCACGTCCGCCCAGCTCACCTTGGAGCTCTGGGCGAGGGCGAGCTGCTCGCGGTGGGTGCACAGGGCGCGTACGGCGTTGGTGATGAGGTTGAGGGTGGTCTCGTGCCCGGCGATGATCGTGAGCATCAGGGTGCCGAGCAGCTCGTGGGGGCTTAGCCGGTCGCCGTTCTCCTCGCGGGCCGCGATCAGGGCGGTGGTCAGGTCGTCTCCGGGGTTCGCCGCGCGGGCGGCGGCGACCGCGCCGAGGACTTCCACCATCTCCCGGTTGGCCGCCATCGCCTCCTCGGGGCCGATGTCGGTGGCGACGATCTGGTTCGACAGGTGGTGCAGGCGGTCGTGGTACTCGGCGTCCACGCCCAGGAGTTCGCAGATGACCCCCATCGGCAGCGGCAGCGCGAAGTGCTTGCGCAGGTCCGCCACGCCGTCGCCGGCGGCCGCCTCTCCCAGGTTGTCGAGCAGCTCGGTCGTCAGGGCCGTGATCCGCGGCTGGAGTTCCGCCACCCGGCGCGCGGTGAACGCCTTGCCCATCAGGGAGCGCAGCCTGCGGTGGTCGGTGCCGTCGGCGGTGGTCATGCCCTGCACCGTCGCGAACGTCTTCAGCGGCCAGCCGTCGGCTATCTCGCCCGCCTGCAGCGCCGCGAAGTGCTGTGCGTTCTTGGCGACATCGGGGTGTGCGAGGAACTCCTTGAGCGCATCATGGCCGAGCACCGCCATGCCCTGTACGTCGCCGGGCAGGACCACCTCTGTGACGGCGCCGTGTGCCAGGAGCCGGGCGTTGTCGGCGTGCGGGCAGCCGCCGGCGGGGTCGAAGCGGTGCGGCCTGCTTGCTGCGGGGTCGGTGTTCACCGATGACGTGTTCAACGGGCTCTCCTGGTCGAAGGGTCGGGATGCTGCGAGAGGACCGGCGCGGTGAAGCGCACCGGGAGTGCGGCGAGTCCCCTGCTCCAGGGTGACTTGATCCACTCCAGTTCGCCCTGCGGGACGGCGAGTTCGAGGTCGGGCAGCCGGTGGCGGATCGTGTCCACGGCGGTGCGCGTGATGAGCCGGGCCGGGTCCTGGGCCGGGCAGATGTGCGGGCCCGCGCCGAAGGCAAGGTGCGAGCGGTTGCCCACGACCGGCGCGCCGTCGTCCGGGAGGATCAGCGGGTCCGCGTTGGCGCCTGCCAGGCCGAGGATGAGCATGTCGCCGGTGCGGACGGCCTGCCCGCCGAAGGTCATGTCGCGGGTGGCGTAGCGGGCGGGGAAGTTCTGCGTGGGCGGGAAGCGCCACAGGACCAGGTCGAGTGCGTCGTCCACGCTGAGGTGGCCGCCGGTCAGCGAGGAGCGGAACTGCGGGTCGCACAGCAGGATGCGCAGGGTGGTGGCGATCCAGTTGACGGTGGTCTGGTTGCCCGCGACGAACATGACGACGAGGTTGTGCAGGACCTCTTCGTCGGTGAGCCGGGCCGGGTGGTGCAGCAGGGCCGACGTGATGTCGTTGCCGCGGCGGCGCCGCTTCTCCTCGATCAGCCGGAGCAGGATCGCTCCCATGCGCTTGCTGGCGTCAGCGGATTCAGCGGTGGCGGCGACCGTTCCGGCGACGGCCTCCACCAGGTGGCGGCCGGTCTGTTCGTCCACGCCCAGCAGCATGGTGATGACGCGCATCGGCAGCTTGCGCGCGTAGTCGGCGACCAGGTCGGCCTCGCTGCGTTCCGCGAACGACTCGATCACCTCCTCGGCGGTGGCTCGCACGGAGCGCCGCAGTTCGTGGCCGTTGATCCCCGCGAGCGCGGCGGAGACGGCTGCGCGCATCCTGCGGTGCTGCTGTCCGTCGTTGAACAGCAGGGCGGGCCGCCAGCCGACCATGGGCAGGATCGGCGAGTCGGCGGGCACGCGGCCTTCCCGCAGCAGGCTCCAGCGGCGTGGATCGTGCGAGAAGTCCTGCTCGTCGCGGGTCAGTTGGAGCAGCTCGCGGTGGCCGATGACCAGCCAGGCGTCGACGCCGGGCGCGATGCTGACGGGCGCCACGGGCCCGTGGTCGCGGCGCAGTCGCTCGTACAGGGCGGGCATGGCGTCGCCGTCGAGGTGGGGTCCGTACAGCGCGGTCGACGGCCCCGCGGCTCCGGTGACCGGACAGTGGGTGGGCGGCCCGGCCGTGGTGTGGGGCGAGGTCATGTGCTCTCCGTGGCGACGTGGATGAGGTGCTGGACGAGGGCGATCAGCGCACGGACCGAGGACGCGGGGTCGCGTGCGTCGCAGGCCACCACAGGGGTGCCGGGGAGCAGGTCGAGGGCGGCGCGCAGATCGTCGGCGCCGTGCTGGGGGCTGCCGGGGAAGACGTTGACGGCCACCGCGAACGGCAGCCCGAGTTCCTCCAGGTTGCCCAGCGCGTCGAAGGACGCCTCCAGGTCACGCGTGTCCACCAGGGCGAGGGCCCCGAGCGCACCCTTGGCCAGGTCCCGCCAGGCGGGCAGGAACCGCTGCTGGCCCGGGGTGCCGAACAGGTAGAGGACCAGCTCTCCGTCGATGGTCATCCGGCCGAAGTCGAGGGCCACGGTCGTGGTGGTCTTGCCGCCTGCCACGAGGGTGTCGACGCGGGCGCCCGCCTGGGTCATGACGGCCTCGGTGGACAGGGGTTTGATCTCCGAGACGGTGCCGATCAGGGTGGTCTTGCCGACCCCGAGCGGTCCGACGACCAGGATCTTGGCGGCGCCGGCGACGCTGGAGGTGAGGTACTTCCCGGAGCCGGCCGGCTGCGGCGCCGCTACCGGTGCCGGTGTCGTTGCCGGGACCGGTGCGTCAGAGGCGGCTTTCGAGACCATGGAGGACCTTTCTGAGCATGGTCACATCGGTGTGTTCGGCCGGGGGCACCGGCGGACGGGTCACGATGAGCCCCCATTCCAGGAGATCGCAGAGCAACACCTGTACGACCGAGGGGGGCTGGCCGATGTGGGCGGCCACCTCGGCCACCGAGAGGAGCCCCTGGCAGTGCGCCAGGATGGTCTGGTGTTCGGGCTGGAGCGAGGCGGGAAACGCCGCGTCCGTCGCCATCACCAGGGACTCCCAGGCCAGCGCCTCGGTGTCGGCTGCCGCCCGCCCGCGAGTGATCACGTAGGGGCGGATCGCCGAGGCCGTCGGCTCCTCCGGCCGCGGTTCCGTCATGACGCCGCGGCGGCCGGATCCCGCGGCTGGCTGCTCAGGTGCGAGCCGATCTTCACCACGAGCAGCTGCATCTGCTGGGCGACCAGGCCGACGTCCGCCTCCAGGTCGGTGGCGACGCCCAGGTGCGCGCCCACACCGGCGTGGGTGAACAGCACGAAGCCGTGGTCGGACTCCAGCATCAACTGCCGTACGCCGGCGCCCGAGCCGAAGAGCAGCGCGGTCGTGGAGCGGCCCGTCATGGTCATCGCGGCGCAGGCCGCGGAGAGGGACTCGGCTTCGGCGACGCTCAGGTCGGCCACGGGGCCCGAGAGGTTCTCCGCGGAGGCGTGGCCGAGCCGCAGCCCGTCCTCGGAGACCACCACGCTGTGCCGGACCCCGGGGATCTCGATCAGCGGGCGGAGCATCCAGCCCAGGTCGGGAAGGGGGGTGATGATTCCGGTCACTGCCGGCCTCCGTCTTGCTCGTCAGGGGTGGGGGGTCGGGACGGTGTCTCCGTCGGCGGGGTCCCGGCCGACGGGTTCGCCTCCCCGGCCGCGGTCTTGTCCGCGTCGAGAGCCGCGCGACCGCGCAGCGAACCGGACACCACGCTGGCGATCGACGCCCGCGCCGCCTCCGGTGTCCAGGGGGTGGTGGGTGCGGCCGGGGGCGCCTGCCGGTCCTCCGGGACCGGCCGGCCGGGAGCGTCCGGGGCCGCCGCTCGGCGCCGGTTGCGCCGCTTGGGCAGGCCGGCCGCCGTCTCGCGCTCGGGAGGCACGTTCGGTGCGGCGGGCCGCACGGACAACAACTCTTCGTCTCGCGCCGGGTCGTGCTGGTCCCGCTGCTCGGGCTGGTCCCGCTGCTCGGGCTGGTCCTGCTGCGCGTGTCGGCCCAGCTGCTCGGGCTGATCCTGCTGGTTCGGCGTCTGCGCGTCCGCGTACGGCGGCGGCGCCATCTGGGCGCTCACCCGATGGGACCCCGTGAGCTGCGATGGGGGCTCGGTCAGCAGGCGGAACGGCACGAACGTCACGGCGCGCGTGCCGCCGTAGGCCGAGGCTCCGCTCAGCTCCACGTTGAAGCCGAGCTCGCGGCTCCATCGGCCCACGCAGGCCAGGCCGAGGCGCGGTACGGCGCCGAGCCGTGCCAGGTCC
This region includes:
- a CDS encoding endonuclease/exonuclease/phosphatase family protein — its product is MDAKGRSRWTRGRILATLAVLTAALLAFHSAVPNTVGRFGSLLETFLPWLGLAVPLLLTLALLRRSALALVALLLPVAAWGILFGGRSTAGDGGAHDLTAVQHNVSDVNADPAGTARALSAAGPDLIALEELTPAALPAYEASLRARYPYRAARGTVGLWSKHPLTEVGAVDIRPEGIGEDWNRGLRAQARTPWGDVAVYVAHLPSVRVQWHGFSSARRDESAGLLGAALEAEQLEKVILLGDLNGTVDDRGLDPVRTRLDSTGRDNFAFSWPTTFPVSRIDHIMTRAARVTQVRTLPSTGSDHLPVAADIRFGP
- a CDS encoding isochorismatase family cysteine hydrolase, translating into MTNHQRTIPGVNSALLVMDVQREIVDLADDGSGYLPRLRRAIEGARAAGIPVIYVAIALRPGYPDVSTRNKALTAVVRAGLHVEGEPGTEIHPDIGPQPGDTVVTKRRGSAFSGSDLDLVLRARDIDHLVLTGIATSGVVLHTACHANDGDLGLTVLSDACLDLDPEVHALLMEKLFPQWAEVVAVEEWLGAVAKG
- a CDS encoding cupin yields the protein MADLYALVAEHLEKARAAAHGRSAELLLHDGPLRQSLIVLVSGHELSEHDTPTAATLFVLRGRVGLTTAGDTLELGEGEFAPIPHERHGLTALDDSAVVLTAVTEV
- a CDS encoding cytochrome P450, with the protein product MTSPHTTAGPPTHCPVTGAAGPSTALYGPHLDGDAMPALYERLRRDHGPVAPVSIAPGVDAWLVIGHRELLQLTRDEQDFSHDPRRWSLLREGRVPADSPILPMVGWRPALLFNDGQQHRRMRAAVSAALAGINGHELRRSVRATAEEVIESFAERSEADLVADYARKLPMRVITMLLGVDEQTGRHLVEAVAGTVAATAESADASKRMGAILLRLIEEKRRRRGNDITSALLHHPARLTDEEVLHNLVVMFVAGNQTTVNWIATTLRILLCDPQFRSSLTGGHLSVDDALDLVLWRFPPTQNFPARYATRDMTFGGQAVRTGDMLILGLAGANADPLILPDDGAPVVGNRSHLAFGAGPHICPAQDPARLITRTAVDTIRHRLPDLELAVPQGELEWIKSPWSRGLAALPVRFTAPVLSQHPDPSTRRAR
- a CDS encoding roadblock/LC7 domain-containing protein; this translates as MTGIITPLPDLGWMLRPLIEIPGVRHSVVVSEDGLRLGHASAENLSGPVADLSVAEAESLSAACAAMTMTGRSTTALLFGSGAGVRQLMLESDHGFVLFTHAGVGAHLGVATDLEADVGLVAQQMQLLVVKIGSHLSSQPRDPAAAAS
- a CDS encoding TetR/AcrR family transcriptional regulator, whose amino-acid sequence is MAGKKQFDMDTTLDAAMIQFWRVGYAETSVGDLSRATGLNRSSIYSSLGDKDALFLRCLDRYAARFGGKYDAALSCAASEPVAAVRAFFGVTLERIADPELPDGCLVVQSAMAIPALSPAVAAHARQALGFQRLRLRAALNAGGMTDQDAEVFAEHAAAVNQSLAVMSRAGASPAQLLAVVEVTVDALSHALRTHRHTSTPPAPGPGQS
- a CDS encoding 2'-5' RNA ligase family protein; this translates as MNADEQCAEDEPAGDGWPDIPGDTALTIKVPEADPLVRAGFPAHVTVLYPFLHESRIDAAAHRELTGLFAGRDAFTLTFAEFARYPGVLYLDPWPHAPVTSLAKDLAACWPDAVPYRGIFDPPLGPHLTVANNEGPATQDAAYDALQAELEPLLPLSCRIRAVHLIVWDGTRWQDRAEYRLGS
- a CDS encoding ATP/GTP-binding protein, which produces MVSKAASDAPVPATTPAPVAAPQPAGSGKYLTSSVAGAAKILVVGPLGVGKTTLIGTVSEIKPLSTEAVMTQAGARVDTLVAGGKTTTTVALDFGRMTIDGELVLYLFGTPGQQRFLPAWRDLAKGALGALALVDTRDLEASFDALGNLEELGLPFAVAVNVFPGSPQHGADDLRAALDLLPGTPVVACDARDPASSVRALIALVQHLIHVATEST
- a CDS encoding DUF742 domain-containing protein, whose product is MTEPRPEEPTASAIRPYVITRGRAAADTEALAWESLVMATDAAFPASLQPEHQTILAHCQGLLSVAEVAAHIGQPPSVVQVLLCDLLEWGLIVTRPPVPPAEHTDVTMLRKVLHGLESRL
- a CDS encoding cytochrome P450, whose protein sequence is MNTSSVNTDPAASRPHRFDPAGGCPHADNARLLAHGAVTEVVLPGDVQGMAVLGHDALKEFLAHPDVAKNAQHFAALQAGEIADGWPLKTFATVQGMTTADGTDHRRLRSLMGKAFTARRVAELQPRITALTTELLDNLGEAAAGDGVADLRKHFALPLPMGVICELLGVDAEYHDRLHHLSNQIVATDIGPEEAMAANREMVEVLGAVAAARAANPGDDLTTALIAAREENGDRLSPHELLGTLMLTIIAGHETTLNLITNAVRALCTHREQLALAQSSKVSWADVVEETLRWDSPVSYFPFRYPTRDLTLDGTVIPQGTPVLAGYSAAGRDKQAHGPDADRFDITRDNTTTRHLSLGHGAHFCMGAPLARMEATIALEQLFTRFPDLDLAVPEPELPRHASFVGNSVQKLPVRVGARARL